A region from the Melioribacter roseus P3M-2 genome encodes:
- the nusG gene encoding transcription termination/antitermination protein NusG: MDAQLGKWYVVRTFSGHENKVKTLIENELEDNDYLRARIHEVLVPTEKVFEVKDGKKKTKKKNFFPGYILLCADLDAKVKDFILNTPSVMGFLGSQKTPIPLQPDEVKRIVGRISKDEDTERTETLFRAGDYVKIIDGPFNNFSGIVEEVNEEKMKIKVMVSIFGRKTPVEIDFAQAELEK, from the coding sequence TTGGACGCCCAGTTAGGTAAATGGTATGTAGTCAGAACTTTTTCGGGACACGAAAACAAGGTAAAAACACTGATAGAAAACGAGCTCGAGGATAATGACTATTTAAGAGCCCGGATTCATGAAGTTCTCGTTCCGACGGAAAAAGTTTTTGAAGTAAAAGACGGAAAGAAGAAAACGAAGAAAAAGAATTTCTTTCCCGGCTATATACTTTTATGCGCCGACCTGGACGCTAAAGTTAAAGACTTTATTTTGAACACCCCGTCGGTAATGGGTTTTTTGGGTTCGCAAAAAACGCCGATTCCCTTGCAGCCCGACGAAGTAAAGAGAATTGTAGGCAGAATTTCGAAAGACGAGGATACCGAACGCACCGAAACTTTATTCCGAGCCGGAGATTACGTCAAAATCATCGACGGTCCGTTTAATAATTTTTCGGGAATTGTTGAAGAAGTTAACGAAGAAAAAATGAAAATAAAGGTCATGGTTTCGATTTTCGGGCGTAAAACGCCCGTCGAAATTGACTTTGCTCAAGCAGAATTAGAGAAATAA
- the rplJ gene encoding 50S ribosomal protein L10, whose translation MMKKAKKYEVVEQIKELVSNSTAIYLVDYKGVNVEDINKLRSTFKKEGVTYKVFKNTLFKKALEDLGGYEQLYDQFVGMTGVAFAGENFVAPAKIIKKYFDETGKFQFKGCYLESNFYPADQLNTLASMPSKEELIAGIIGSINSPASGIVGAINAVMRDIVSLVDEISKKKAA comes from the coding sequence ATGATGAAAAAAGCGAAAAAATACGAGGTCGTAGAGCAGATTAAAGAACTTGTAAGTAATTCTACGGCAATCTACTTAGTGGATTACAAAGGAGTTAATGTTGAAGATATCAATAAACTCCGTTCCACATTCAAAAAAGAAGGCGTTACTTACAAGGTATTCAAAAATACTCTCTTCAAAAAAGCCCTCGAAGATTTAGGCGGTTACGAACAGCTTTATGATCAATTCGTCGGTATGACGGGAGTGGCGTTCGCAGGAGAAAATTTTGTTGCGCCGGCTAAAATCATCAAAAAATATTTTGATGAAACCGGCAAATTCCAGTTCAAAGGATGCTACCTCGAATCGAATTTCTACCCCGCCGACCAGTTGAACACATTGGCTTCGATGCCGTCCAAGGAAGAGTTGATTGCCGGAATTATCGGAAGTATAAACTCCCCGGCTTCAGGAATCGTCGGCGCAATCAATGCGGTTATGCGCGACATAGTCAGCCTTGTTGACGAGATTTCCAAGAAAAAAGCAGCATAA
- the rpoC gene encoding DNA-directed RNA polymerase subunit beta' gives MAAKFQETKVRNIERLTISLASPDDILSRSHGEVTKPETINYRSFRPEKDGLFCEKIFGPVKDWECACGKYKGIRYKGIVCDRCGVEVTLKSVRRERMGHIALAVPVVHIWFFKALPSKIGNIIGMTTKELERVIYYESYVVLNPGPTGLQRKDLISEDQYYEIVQSLPHDNDALEDDDPKKFVAKIGGEAVKELLKSIDIEATFRELKAQLAEETSQQKRNDILKRLRVLEAFREHEGKVPNKPEWMVLSVIPVIPPELRPLVPLEGGRFATSDLNDLYRRVIIRNNRLKRLIDIKAPEVILRNEKRMLQEAVDALFDNSRRSSAVRSDGNRPLKSLSDMLKGKQGRFRQNLLGKRVDYSGRSVIVVGPELKLHQCGLPKDMAVELFKPFIIRKLMERGHYKTVKSARKAVDRKEPIIWEILEKLIEGHPVLLNRAPTLHRLGIQAFQPILIDGKAIQLHPMVCTAFNADFDGDQMAVHVPLSYEAQLEASILMLSSHNILSPQNGMPIVIPTQDIVLGCYYLTKFMPGAKGEGMIFGSMEEVLIAYNTKAVDLHAKIKLKYEGEFIETTVGRVIFNQIVPREMGFINELLVKKIFSGLIYKMFMKLGNEVTAKFIDDVKDLGYRYATAAGISISFSDMIIPDEKSKLIEEANKKVMGVLNEHEQGLITDAERYNKIIDIWTFTTNNVARSLMERIKNDQNGFNSLHMMVDSGARGSQEQVRQLAGMRGLMQKPQKSLSGQSGEIIENPIVANFKEGLSVLEYFISTHGARKGLADTALKTADAGYLTRRLTDVAQDVIVTEEDCGTIRGVYITALKDVELEREPLAERITGRVAQEDVYDPRTDELIVEAGEMITEEKAEKIDEANIEQVYIRTVLTCEARQGVCAKCYGRNLTTGQLVEIGESVGIIAAQSIGEPGTQLTLRTFHFGGTSSRIASQSQVETNVAGKVKYDKINYVEKNDVFGTVKVVIGRRGAIGIVDNDNRQIKRYEIPYGAELMVDDGQDVGKGTPLYNHDPYNSVIISDIGGTVVFVDLVDNVTYQQVADEQTGHVQKVVIETKDKNLTPSILIRDSKGNEKVFNLPTRAYLSVEEGEVIQAGTVLAKISKSAVKTRDITGGLPRVTELFEARSPHDPAIVSEIEGRVKFGARKRGSREIIVESFDGSVQKVYSVPYGKHVLVQEGDEIPAGEKITDGPVNPHDILKIKGTNAVQEYLVNEIQDVYRLQGVKINDKHIEVIVKQMLQKLRIISSGDTNFIEESLEDRNKVIEENERIKNMVYIIDPGQSRFKEGQLITRSKYREVNADLNRKGKKPMKVRDAEPATFDNILLGITQAALSTESFISAASFQETTKVLTNAAVEARTDYLIGLKENVVMGHLIPAGTGLKKYRNIILATEEEKEKEDQKVEEKESIN, from the coding sequence ATGGCAGCTAAATTTCAAGAAACAAAAGTAAGAAATATAGAACGATTGACTATAAGCCTTGCTAGTCCGGATGATATTCTTTCGCGCTCACATGGCGAGGTAACCAAGCCCGAAACGATTAATTACAGGTCGTTCCGTCCCGAAAAAGACGGACTCTTCTGCGAAAAAATATTCGGCCCGGTAAAAGACTGGGAATGCGCCTGCGGCAAGTATAAAGGCATTAGGTATAAAGGAATTGTATGCGATCGTTGCGGCGTTGAAGTTACGTTGAAATCCGTCAGACGAGAACGCATGGGGCATATCGCTCTGGCTGTTCCTGTAGTACACATCTGGTTCTTCAAAGCTCTCCCTTCCAAAATCGGAAATATTATCGGAATGACCACGAAAGAACTCGAAAGAGTTATCTACTATGAATCGTATGTGGTTCTGAATCCAGGTCCAACGGGACTTCAAAGAAAAGACTTGATTTCCGAAGATCAGTATTATGAAATCGTACAATCGCTGCCTCACGATAACGACGCGCTCGAAGACGACGATCCGAAAAAATTTGTGGCTAAAATCGGCGGCGAAGCCGTTAAAGAACTTCTCAAAAGCATCGATATTGAAGCTACATTCAGAGAATTAAAAGCCCAACTGGCTGAAGAAACTTCGCAGCAAAAGAGAAACGACATTCTCAAACGCCTCAGAGTTCTCGAAGCTTTCAGAGAACACGAAGGAAAAGTTCCGAACAAACCAGAATGGATGGTGCTGAGCGTAATTCCCGTTATACCGCCCGAGCTCAGACCTTTGGTGCCTTTGGAAGGCGGTCGTTTTGCAACGAGCGATTTGAATGATTTGTATCGTCGCGTTATTATCAGAAATAATCGTCTCAAAAGATTAATAGATATCAAAGCTCCCGAAGTAATTCTCCGCAACGAAAAGAGAATGCTTCAGGAAGCGGTCGACGCTCTTTTCGACAATTCGAGAAGATCCAGCGCCGTTAGAAGCGACGGCAACCGCCCGCTCAAATCTTTGAGCGACATGCTCAAAGGGAAACAGGGCCGCTTCCGTCAGAATCTTTTGGGCAAAAGAGTCGACTATTCGGGCCGTTCGGTTATCGTTGTCGGTCCGGAATTGAAACTGCATCAATGCGGTTTGCCGAAAGATATGGCTGTAGAATTATTTAAACCGTTCATCATACGAAAATTAATGGAACGGGGTCACTATAAAACCGTTAAAAGCGCAAGAAAAGCGGTCGACAGAAAAGAACCGATTATCTGGGAAATTCTGGAAAAATTAATCGAAGGCCATCCGGTATTGTTGAACCGCGCTCCTACATTGCACCGTTTGGGTATTCAAGCATTTCAGCCCATTTTGATCGACGGCAAAGCCATTCAGCTGCACCCGATGGTTTGTACGGCGTTCAATGCCGACTTCGACGGCGACCAGATGGCTGTACACGTTCCGCTTTCTTACGAAGCTCAACTCGAAGCCTCGATTTTAATGCTCAGTTCTCATAATATCCTTTCGCCTCAGAACGGTATGCCGATTGTGATTCCCACTCAGGATATAGTTCTTGGATGTTATTACTTGACTAAATTTATGCCGGGCGCAAAAGGCGAAGGCATGATTTTCGGCAGCATGGAAGAAGTTCTTATTGCATACAACACAAAAGCAGTCGACCTCCATGCAAAAATTAAATTGAAATATGAAGGCGAATTTATAGAAACAACTGTGGGACGCGTGATATTCAATCAGATCGTCCCGAGAGAAATGGGCTTTATCAACGAGTTGCTGGTTAAAAAGATTTTCAGCGGTCTTATTTATAAGATGTTCATGAAGCTCGGAAACGAAGTTACCGCCAAATTTATCGACGACGTTAAAGATTTAGGCTACAGATACGCTACCGCTGCGGGTATTTCGATCAGTTTCAGCGATATGATAATACCCGATGAAAAATCAAAATTAATTGAAGAAGCAAACAAGAAAGTAATGGGAGTCCTCAACGAACACGAACAGGGTCTCATTACGGACGCCGAAAGGTACAATAAGATTATCGATATCTGGACATTTACGACAAATAACGTCGCCCGTTCGCTGATGGAAAGAATCAAAAACGATCAGAACGGGTTTAATTCGCTCCACATGATGGTCGATTCGGGAGCCCGCGGTTCGCAAGAACAGGTGCGCCAGCTTGCCGGCATGCGCGGTCTGATGCAGAAACCCCAAAAGAGTCTTTCGGGACAATCGGGCGAAATTATTGAAAATCCGATTGTGGCTAACTTCAAGGAAGGTCTTTCCGTATTGGAATACTTCATCTCCACTCACGGCGCTCGTAAAGGACTTGCCGATACGGCTCTTAAAACTGCGGACGCAGGTTACCTTACCAGAAGATTGACTGACGTTGCCCAGGATGTTATCGTAACGGAAGAGGATTGCGGCACAATCCGCGGCGTATATATTACGGCATTGAAAGATGTCGAATTGGAACGCGAACCTCTCGCCGAACGCATTACCGGTCGTGTCGCCCAGGAGGACGTTTATGATCCCAGAACAGACGAGCTTATTGTTGAAGCAGGTGAAATGATAACCGAAGAAAAAGCGGAAAAAATAGACGAAGCTAATATCGAACAGGTATATATAAGGACAGTCCTTACTTGCGAAGCCCGCCAGGGAGTATGCGCAAAATGTTACGGAAGAAACCTGACTACGGGGCAACTCGTGGAAATCGGAGAATCGGTCGGTATAATTGCAGCTCAATCAATCGGCGAACCTGGCACTCAGCTTACTCTTCGTACATTCCACTTCGGAGGTACGTCTTCGCGTATCGCAAGTCAGTCGCAGGTTGAAACAAACGTCGCTGGTAAAGTAAAATACGACAAAATTAATTACGTAGAGAAAAACGACGTATTCGGTACTGTAAAAGTAGTTATCGGAAGACGAGGCGCTATCGGAATTGTCGATAACGACAACAGGCAAATCAAACGGTATGAAATTCCTTACGGAGCGGAACTGATGGTAGACGACGGACAGGATGTGGGAAAAGGCACTCCGCTTTATAATCACGACCCTTATAACTCCGTTATCATCTCCGATATTGGCGGTACTGTTGTGTTCGTCGATTTGGTCGATAATGTTACTTATCAGCAGGTTGCGGACGAACAAACCGGTCACGTTCAAAAAGTTGTTATTGAAACGAAAGACAAGAATCTTACGCCGAGTATTTTAATAAGGGATTCAAAAGGGAACGAAAAAGTATTTAACCTGCCCACTCGGGCATATCTCTCCGTTGAAGAAGGCGAGGTAATTCAGGCCGGAACCGTTCTGGCTAAGATTTCAAAATCTGCCGTTAAAACGAGAGATATCACAGGCGGTTTGCCAAGGGTTACTGAGCTTTTCGAAGCCAGAAGTCCACACGATCCTGCAATTGTGTCGGAAATCGAAGGAAGGGTTAAATTCGGCGCTAGAAAAAGAGGCTCGCGTGAAATTATAGTGGAATCGTTCGACGGTTCTGTCCAAAAAGTATACTCCGTGCCGTACGGAAAACACGTGCTCGTTCAGGAAGGCGACGAGATTCCGGCAGGCGAAAAGATTACCGACGGACCCGTTAACCCTCACGACATATTGAAGATCAAAGGTACAAATGCAGTGCAGGAATACCTTGTGAACGAAATTCAGGATGTTTACCGTCTGCAAGGCGTGAAAATTAACGACAAGCATATCGAGGTTATCGTTAAACAAATGCTGCAGAAGTTGCGTATTATTTCGTCGGGCGACACCAATTTCATCGAAGAAAGTCTTGAAGACAGAAATAAAGTTATCGAAGAGAACGAAAGAATCAAGAATATGGTCTATATAATCGACCCCGGTCAGTCGCGTTTCAAAGAAGGACAGTTGATAACGCGTTCAAAATACAGAGAAGTCAATGCGGATCTGAACAGGAAAGGAAAGAAACCGATGAAAGTACGCGACGCCGAACCTGCAACATTCGATAATATTCTGTTGGGTATTACCCAGGCGGCTCTTTCTACCGAAAGCTTCATTTCGGCTGCTTCTTTCCAGGAGACCACCAAGGTTCTAACTAATGCGGCCGTTGAAGCAAGAACAGACTATTTGATCGGCTTGAAAGAAAACGTCGTTATGGGGCATCTCATACCGGCAGGCACAGGCTTGAAAAAATACAGAAACATAATTTTGGCTACCGAAGAAGAAAAAGAGAAAGAAGACCAAAAAGTAGAAGAAAAAGAGTCGATAAATTAA
- the rpoB gene encoding DNA-directed RNA polymerase subunit beta yields the protein MEKQKINKINGRITFGKISPALKVPDLLNIQLESFEEFLQLSVPPSQRENKGLQAVFNQNFPILDNKEFYRLDFIEYHIEKPRFSIAECEERGLTYSAPLKAKLRLSTKDSETEEFINTVEQEVYLGNLPFMTEKGTFVINGAERVIVSQLHRSPGVAFAQTFHPNGTPIYSARIIPFRGSWVEFATDINNILYVYIDRRKKFPSTTLLRALGYETDEQILNLFNLIEEVAVKKLDPEVHSGRIAADDVIDLQTGEIYVSKDEELNEEIIDNIKKSTLQVVKLITSETSVEQDLIINTLKKDTAKTKEEALFAIYRQLRTGEAPDIETALGLLDKLFFNDKRYDLGDVGRFRMNDKLGLNVDESVRVLTVEDIVAIMKNIIMLKNGNVSVDDIDHLGNRRVRTIGEQLQQQYNIGLARMARTIKERMNMRDNENMQPQDLVNARTVSSVINAFFGTNQLSQFMDQTNPLSEITHKRRISALGPGGLTRERAGFEVRDVHHSHYGRLCPIETPEGPNIGLISSLTIYARVNHYGFLETPYRKVKDGRVTNQIEYLSADQEDQYIIAQANAPIDEQGRFILDRVKCRLKDEYPVVPPSEVQYMDVAPAQIVSAAASLIPFLEHDDANRALMGSNMQRQAVPLLVPEAPIVGTGMEYKVARDSRAVIVAEKNGIVEFADAEKIIVAYDTDLAEDEALVSFDSERKVEYKLTKFAGTNQETCFNQKPRVVSGQRVKKGDILADGPSVENGELALGRNISVAFMPWRGYNFEDAIIISERLVADDVFTSIHIEEFELQVRETKRGQEELTRDIPNVSEEATKDLDENGIIREGAEVKEGDILIGKITPKGESDPTPEEKLLKAIFGDKAGDVKDASLKAPPGLKGVVIKTRLFSRKKKDAEAKKLEKKQLETLDLEYQRKKDAYYNKLVEKLTALTLGKTTTGIRDLDGSVVIRSGTAIKESTFSEMDDVTKLDYTKDWFDKPKTNELIKKLFSNYFGLLAEIEEDFKRERLKIQSGDELPPGITQLAKVYVAKKRKIQVGDKMAGRHGNKGVVAKVVPVEDMPYHEDGTPVDIVLNPLGVPSRMNIGQLYETALGWVGKKLGVKFETPIFDGAGVNDVEEWLKKAELSEGSKTWLYDGRTGERFHQKVTCGYIYMMKLGHMVDDKIHARSIGPYSLITQQPLGGKAQFGGQRFGEMEVWALEGYGAAHVLQEILTVKSDDVTGRAKTYEAIVKGENIPDPNIPEAFNVMIKELQGLGLNIKIN from the coding sequence TTGGAAAAACAAAAGATAAATAAAATTAACGGACGCATTACGTTTGGTAAGATTTCGCCTGCTCTTAAAGTGCCAGATTTGTTGAATATTCAACTTGAATCGTTTGAGGAATTCTTACAGCTTTCAGTGCCGCCTTCACAGAGAGAAAACAAAGGACTGCAGGCTGTTTTCAATCAAAATTTTCCCATTCTCGACAATAAAGAATTTTATCGACTCGATTTTATCGAATATCACATCGAAAAGCCACGCTTCTCGATAGCCGAGTGCGAGGAAAGAGGATTGACCTATTCGGCGCCTCTGAAAGCAAAATTGCGACTTTCAACCAAAGACAGCGAAACCGAAGAGTTTATCAATACAGTCGAGCAGGAAGTATATCTCGGCAACTTGCCTTTTATGACTGAAAAAGGTACGTTCGTCATTAACGGAGCCGAACGCGTTATTGTCAGTCAGCTCCACCGCTCGCCGGGCGTTGCATTTGCTCAAACATTCCATCCGAACGGAACGCCGATCTATTCCGCTCGTATTATTCCATTCAGAGGTTCGTGGGTCGAATTTGCCACAGACATTAACAATATACTTTATGTTTATATCGACAGAAGGAAGAAATTCCCTTCTACTACTCTGTTGAGAGCGCTGGGTTACGAAACCGACGAACAGATTCTGAATCTTTTCAATTTAATCGAAGAAGTTGCTGTTAAAAAACTTGACCCGGAAGTCCACTCCGGACGTATTGCCGCAGACGATGTTATCGATTTGCAAACTGGAGAGATTTACGTTTCGAAAGACGAAGAATTGAACGAAGAAATTATCGATAATATTAAAAAGTCCACGCTGCAGGTAGTTAAACTAATAACCTCCGAAACTTCAGTTGAACAAGACCTTATTATAAATACACTTAAAAAAGATACTGCAAAAACCAAAGAAGAAGCTCTATTTGCAATCTACAGACAATTAAGAACGGGCGAAGCTCCAGATATCGAAACCGCCCTTGGGCTTCTCGACAAGCTATTTTTTAACGACAAGAGATACGATCTGGGCGATGTAGGCCGTTTCAGAATGAACGATAAGCTCGGTTTGAATGTCGATGAAAGCGTTAGAGTGTTGACTGTTGAAGATATCGTTGCCATTATGAAAAACATTATTATGCTCAAGAACGGAAACGTAAGCGTTGACGACATCGACCATCTGGGCAACAGACGAGTTAGAACAATCGGCGAGCAGCTTCAGCAGCAATATAATATCGGACTCGCCAGAATGGCTCGTACAATCAAAGAACGCATGAACATGCGCGATAACGAAAATATGCAGCCTCAGGACCTGGTCAATGCCAGAACGGTCAGCAGCGTTATCAATGCGTTTTTCGGTACGAACCAGTTGTCCCAATTTATGGATCAAACGAATCCTCTTTCCGAAATAACTCATAAGAGGAGAATCTCCGCTCTCGGACCTGGAGGACTTACTAGAGAACGCGCCGGATTCGAAGTGCGCGACGTTCACCATTCGCATTACGGACGACTCTGTCCGATCGAAACGCCCGAAGGTCCCAATATCGGTCTTATATCGTCGTTGACAATTTATGCAAGAGTAAACCATTACGGATTCCTCGAAACTCCTTATCGTAAAGTTAAGGACGGAAGAGTTACAAATCAGATAGAATATTTGAGCGCGGATCAGGAAGATCAATACATTATTGCTCAGGCAAACGCTCCGATCGACGAGCAGGGCAGATTCATACTCGACAGAGTAAAATGCCGCTTGAAAGACGAATATCCCGTAGTGCCGCCGAGCGAAGTTCAGTATATGGACGTGGCTCCGGCTCAAATAGTTAGCGCGGCGGCTTCTCTGATACCGTTCCTCGAGCACGACGACGCTAACCGCGCATTGATGGGTTCGAACATGCAACGCCAAGCGGTGCCGTTGTTAGTGCCGGAAGCGCCGATTGTCGGAACCGGAATGGAATATAAAGTCGCTCGCGATTCCAGAGCCGTTATTGTCGCCGAAAAAAACGGCATTGTAGAATTTGCCGACGCAGAAAAAATTATTGTCGCTTACGATACCGATTTGGCGGAAGACGAAGCTCTTGTAAGTTTTGACAGCGAAAGAAAAGTTGAATATAAATTGACAAAGTTTGCCGGCACGAACCAGGAAACTTGTTTCAATCAAAAGCCGCGTGTAGTGTCGGGACAAAGAGTTAAAAAAGGAGATATACTGGCAGACGGTCCTTCGGTTGAAAACGGAGAACTGGCGCTCGGCAGAAATATTTCCGTTGCATTCATGCCCTGGCGCGGATATAACTTTGAGGACGCTATAATAATTAGCGAACGCCTCGTTGCCGACGACGTATTTACTTCGATTCATATTGAAGAATTCGAACTTCAGGTGCGCGAGACCAAACGCGGTCAGGAAGAACTGACGAGAGATATACCTAACGTTAGCGAAGAAGCCACCAAGGATCTGGACGAAAACGGTATTATAAGAGAAGGCGCAGAAGTTAAAGAAGGAGATATCCTTATCGGTAAAATTACTCCTAAAGGCGAATCAGATCCAACTCCGGAAGAAAAACTTTTGAAAGCAATATTCGGAGACAAAGCCGGCGACGTAAAAGACGCTTCTCTTAAAGCGCCTCCGGGACTCAAAGGCGTCGTTATTAAAACGCGTCTCTTCAGCAGAAAGAAAAAAGACGCCGAAGCGAAAAAGCTCGAGAAAAAACAACTCGAAACTCTCGATCTCGAATATCAACGCAAAAAAGACGCTTATTACAATAAATTAGTCGAAAAGCTGACCGCTTTGACGCTTGGAAAAACTACAACCGGCATTCGCGATCTGGATGGCAGCGTTGTAATTCGCAGCGGAACTGCCATCAAAGAATCGACTTTTTCCGAAATGGACGACGTAACAAAACTCGATTATACAAAAGATTGGTTCGATAAACCTAAGACAAATGAATTGATTAAAAAACTCTTCTCGAATTATTTCGGACTCCTTGCCGAAATTGAAGAAGATTTCAAGAGAGAACGCCTCAAAATTCAATCGGGCGACGAACTGCCTCCGGGAATTACTCAGCTTGCCAAAGTATACGTTGCCAAGAAGAGAAAAATTCAGGTTGGCGATAAAATGGCGGGCAGACACGGTAACAAAGGCGTTGTTGCAAAGGTTGTTCCCGTTGAAGATATGCCCTATCACGAAGACGGCACTCCGGTCGACATAGTTCTCAATCCGCTGGGCGTGCCTTCCCGTATGAATATCGGACAGTTATATGAAACAGCTCTCGGCTGGGTAGGAAAGAAACTCGGCGTTAAGTTCGAGACCCCGATTTTCGACGGCGCAGGCGTTAACGACGTGGAAGAATGGCTCAAGAAAGCCGAACTTTCCGAAGGAAGCAAAACCTGGCTTTACGACGGACGCACAGGCGAACGTTTCCATCAGAAAGTAACCTGCGGGTATATTTATATGATGAAACTCGGTCATATGGTCGACGATAAAATTCATGCCCGTTCGATTGGACCTTACTCGCTTATTACTCAACAGCCCTTAGGCGGTAAAGCTCAGTTCGGCGGACAGAGATTCGGTGAAATGGAAGTGTGGGCTCTCGAAGGATATGGCGCTGCTCACGTGCTTCAGGAAATCTTGACGGTTAAAAGCGACGATGTAACAGGCAGAGCTAAGACTTACGAAGCTATTGTTAAAGGCGAAAACATTCCGGACCCCAATATTCCGGAAGCCTTCAATGTTATGATTAAGGAATTGCAAGGTCTGGGTCTGAATATCAAAATTAATTGA
- the secE gene encoding preprotein translocase subunit SecE produces MKKVTWPTKEELKDSTVVVVVVCLILALFTYAIDMSLNQILKGIF; encoded by the coding sequence ATGAAAAAAGTCACCTGGCCTACAAAAGAAGAATTGAAAGATTCTACTGTAGTTGTGGTCGTTGTATGCTTGATTTTAGCGCTTTTTACGTATGCTATCGATATGTCTCTTAATCAAATATTAAAAGGAATCTTTTAG
- the rplK gene encoding 50S ribosomal protein L11 — protein sequence MAKKVEGYIKLQIPGGQANPSPPVGPALGQKGVNIMEFCKQFNAKTADKQGLIIPVVITVYTDKSFTFITKTPPAAVLLKKALKLDKGSPEPNKTKVGKVTKDQLREIAELKMPDLNAHDIEHAMSMIAGTARSMGITVEE from the coding sequence ATGGCAAAGAAAGTAGAAGGTTATATCAAGCTGCAGATTCCCGGAGGACAGGCTAATCCTTCGCCGCCGGTAGGCCCCGCGCTGGGTCAAAAAGGCGTTAATATTATGGAATTTTGTAAACAGTTTAACGCTAAAACCGCCGACAAACAGGGATTAATCATCCCGGTAGTTATTACTGTCTATACAGATAAATCATTTACGTTTATTACCAAAACGCCTCCTGCGGCAGTGCTTCTCAAAAAGGCTTTGAAACTCGACAAAGGTTCGCCTGAACCGAATAAAACCAAAGTTGGAAAAGTTACAAAAGATCAATTACGCGAAATTGCAGAATTGAAAATGCCCGACTTGAATGCTCACGATATCGAACATGCTATGAGCATGATTGCCGGCACCGCAAGAAGCATGGGAATTACAGTAGAAGAATAA
- the rplL gene encoding 50S ribosomal protein L7/L12, producing the protein MSEKIAEIVEKIKALTLVEAAELKKALEDEFGVTAAAPVVMAGGVAAGGDAAPAEEKTEFDVILESAGATKINVIKVVRAHTSLGLKEAKDLVDSAPKPIKEGVSKEEAEKIKKELEEAGATVTIK; encoded by the coding sequence ATGTCAGAAAAAATTGCAGAAATTGTTGAAAAAATCAAAGCCCTTACGCTTGTTGAAGCGGCAGAATTAAAGAAAGCTCTCGAAGACGAATTCGGCGTTACCGCCGCAGCTCCTGTTGTTATGGCCGGCGGAGTAGCTGCAGGCGGCGACGCAGCTCCTGCAGAAGAAAAAACTGAATTCGACGTTATTCTTGAAAGCGCAGGCGCCACCAAAATTAACGTTATTAAAGTTGTCCGCGCTCATACTTCTCTCGGACTCAAAGAAGCAAAAGATCTGGTTGACAGCGCTCCGAAACCGATTAAAGAAGGCGTTTCCAAAGAAGAAGCCGAAAAAATCAAGAAGGAATTGGAAGAAGCCGGCGCTACAGTCACAATTAAGTAA
- the rplA gene encoding 50S ribosomal protein L1 produces the protein MKVSKRMKSIKEKVEAQKEYTLKEAIDKLKELSKVKFDETLDCAIRLGVDPRHADQMVRGTVSLPHGTGKDVKVLVIAKGSKAQEALDAGADYAGFEEYLEKIKEGWADVDVVIATPDSMAELGKLGKILGPKGLMPNPKSGTVTQDVAQAVKEVKAGKIEFRVDKAGIVHTPLGKISFDTDKLVDNARAFLNTIVKMKPASAKGQYIKSIYLSSTMGPGLKISKDEVAST, from the coding sequence ATGAAAGTTTCAAAAAGAATGAAGTCTATAAAGGAGAAAGTCGAAGCTCAGAAAGAATATACTTTGAAGGAAGCGATCGATAAATTGAAAGAGCTTTCGAAGGTAAAATTTGACGAAACTCTCGACTGCGCTATCAGATTGGGCGTCGACCCGAGACATGCCGACCAGATGGTAAGAGGCACTGTCTCTCTTCCCCACGGAACGGGAAAAGATGTCAAAGTTCTTGTTATCGCCAAAGGCTCGAAAGCGCAGGAAGCTTTGGACGCTGGAGCGGATTATGCCGGATTCGAAGAATATTTAGAGAAAATTAAAGAAGGTTGGGCTGACGTCGACGTTGTGATTGCTACGCCCGATAGCATGGCTGAATTGGGTAAATTAGGCAAAATTCTGGGTCCGAAAGGGCTCATGCCCAATCCGAAAAGCGGCACTGTTACTCAGGATGTCGCCCAGGCGGTAAAAGAAGTTAAAGCCGGTAAAATCGAATTCCGCGTCGACAAAGCCGGTATTGTTCATACTCCGCTCGGCAAAATTTCCTTTGATACCGACAAACTTGTCGATAATGCCAGAGCTTTTCTCAATACAATTGTAAAAATGAAGCCTGCTTCGGCTAAGGGTCAATATATTAAAAGTATCTACTTGTCTTCTACAATGGGACCCGGCTTGAAAATAAGCAAAGACGAAGTGGCTTCCACATAA